Proteins encoded by one window of Cellvibrio sp. KY-GH-1:
- a CDS encoding glycoside hydrolase family 3 N-terminal domain-containing protein → MQPPYFHRLKVLAAGTVLLLGFASVQAAEPLYKNADKPVDARVKDLLKRMTLEEKVAQLQTVWAARQQLETDAGEFTPEQAKEILGLGIGQVARPAENKATLTPNKTPAQTLAFTNAVQKYLVENTRLGIPAIFHEEALHGHAGRNATSFPQAIGLASSWDPQLIEQVYTIAAQEMRAIGTHQALAPVLDVARDPRWGRIEETLGEDPYLVSELGVSAVKGFQGSGDGIGNDRVIATLKHLAGHGEPTGGLNTAPAPIGERSLRENFLPPFEAAVKVAHARSVMASYNEIDGIPSHSNVDLLQNILRGEWGFNGVVVSDYFAIAELINRHHLATDKSEAALMAMTAGVDLETPDGDAYKNLLQLVKDKKLGIKQIDQAVARVLHEKFALGLFDNPYTNTADVDAFVGNGQHVAVALQAAEKSMVLLKNDKNILPLDKSTVKSVALIGPHVDETLIGGYSDVPKKTVSILQGLKEYLGGGIVVNYEKGTLLTVEKGVSHPDSAAANTRSKQRWHTDEVVLATKADTKGMIEKAVAAAKKSDVAIVVVGDNEATSREAWSDNHLGDRTSLELLGEQQELVDAVLATGKPTVVLLIGGRPLAITKLAQTAPAILQGWYLGQETGHAVARVIFGEVNPGGKLPVSVARSVGHLPVYYNHKPAAKRGYALEKTDALFPFGFGLSYTQFAYSDMHWSKTKLAANETVDISVTLTNSGKRAGDEVVQLYINDPVASVTQPVKLLRGFKRVSLAPGKSARVTFTLSANQLGFYDRQMKFVVEPGKINVMLGSSSADIRLSGELELVGKVADVGANKVYLTPVTVTQR, encoded by the coding sequence ATGCAACCCCCATATTTTCATCGGCTAAAAGTATTGGCAGCCGGTACAGTTTTATTGTTAGGTTTCGCTAGTGTGCAAGCAGCTGAACCGTTATATAAAAACGCAGATAAGCCTGTAGATGCACGTGTAAAGGATTTGCTCAAGCGGATGACGCTCGAGGAAAAGGTTGCACAGTTGCAAACGGTGTGGGCCGCACGGCAACAGCTGGAAACTGACGCGGGTGAATTTACCCCTGAACAGGCTAAAGAAATTTTAGGTTTAGGAATTGGGCAAGTGGCGCGCCCGGCAGAGAATAAAGCCACCCTTACGCCGAATAAAACCCCGGCGCAAACATTAGCGTTTACCAATGCGGTACAAAAATATCTGGTAGAAAATACGCGGCTGGGGATTCCTGCTATTTTCCATGAAGAGGCATTGCATGGTCATGCAGGTCGTAATGCCACCAGTTTTCCGCAAGCCATTGGTTTGGCGAGCAGTTGGGATCCGCAATTAATTGAGCAGGTATACACCATCGCCGCGCAAGAGATGCGCGCAATAGGCACACACCAAGCACTAGCTCCTGTATTGGATGTTGCGCGCGACCCGCGCTGGGGACGCATTGAAGAAACGCTGGGGGAAGATCCTTATTTAGTTTCAGAATTGGGCGTGTCAGCGGTTAAAGGGTTTCAGGGAAGTGGTGATGGAATTGGTAACGATCGAGTGATAGCCACCTTAAAGCATTTGGCTGGCCACGGTGAACCAACCGGCGGATTAAATACCGCACCAGCCCCCATCGGTGAGCGCAGTTTGCGCGAAAATTTTTTACCGCCATTTGAAGCGGCAGTAAAGGTGGCGCACGCCCGCAGCGTTATGGCTTCTTACAATGAAATCGACGGTATTCCATCGCATTCTAATGTGGATCTTCTACAAAATATTCTGCGCGGCGAATGGGGTTTTAATGGCGTTGTTGTGAGTGATTATTTTGCTATCGCCGAATTGATTAACCGTCATCATTTGGCCACCGATAAATCGGAAGCGGCATTAATGGCAATGACAGCGGGTGTTGATTTAGAGACTCCGGATGGCGATGCTTATAAAAATCTGCTGCAACTGGTTAAGGATAAAAAACTTGGCATCAAACAAATTGATCAGGCAGTTGCGCGGGTGCTGCATGAGAAGTTTGCACTGGGATTGTTTGATAATCCCTACACCAATACTGCTGATGTTGATGCCTTTGTGGGCAATGGCCAGCATGTCGCCGTTGCGTTGCAAGCGGCTGAAAAATCCATGGTGTTGCTCAAAAACGATAAAAATATTTTGCCGCTCGATAAATCAACCGTGAAGTCAGTTGCGTTGATTGGCCCTCATGTAGACGAAACCTTAATCGGTGGTTACAGCGATGTACCGAAAAAAACCGTTAGTATTTTACAGGGGTTAAAAGAATATTTGGGCGGTGGTATTGTCGTGAATTATGAAAAAGGCACCTTGCTGACCGTTGAAAAAGGGGTGTCGCATCCGGATTCCGCGGCAGCCAATACTCGCTCCAAGCAACGTTGGCACACTGACGAAGTGGTACTGGCAACCAAAGCTGATACCAAAGGTATGATTGAAAAAGCGGTTGCAGCAGCGAAGAAAAGTGATGTGGCAATTGTGGTGGTGGGTGATAACGAAGCAACGTCACGCGAGGCCTGGAGCGATAATCATCTGGGGGATCGCACCAGTCTTGAATTGCTAGGCGAGCAACAAGAATTGGTGGATGCCGTGCTTGCAACCGGTAAACCGACGGTGGTGTTATTAATCGGTGGTCGCCCACTCGCCATTACCAAGTTGGCGCAAACCGCGCCGGCTATTTTGCAAGGCTGGTATTTGGGCCAGGAAACAGGGCATGCGGTTGCGCGCGTAATATTTGGCGAGGTAAATCCTGGCGGTAAATTGCCAGTGAGCGTTGCGCGTTCAGTGGGGCATTTACCTGTGTATTACAATCACAAGCCCGCTGCAAAACGCGGTTATGCACTTGAAAAAACCGACGCACTTTTCCCATTCGGATTTGGTTTGAGCTACACGCAATTTGCCTACTCGGACATGCATTGGAGCAAAACTAAACTGGCAGCCAATGAGACGGTTGATATCAGTGTAACGCTCACCAATTCTGGTAAGCGCGCAGGTGATGAAGTGGTGCAGCTGTATATCAACGATCCCGTGGCCAGTGTGACCCAACCGGTTAAGTTGTTGCGCGGATTCAAGCGCGTTAGCTTGGCTCCCGGAAAATCGGCGCGAGTAACATTTACCTTATCCGCTAATCAATTAGGGTTTTATGACCGCCAGATGAAATTCGTAGTAGAGCCTGGAAAAATCAATGTGATGCTCGGCTCCTCATCCGCTGATATCCGTCTTAGTGGCGAGCTGGAATTGGTGGGTAAAGTGGCTGATGTTGGGGCTAACAAGGTTTATTTAACACCGGTAACCGTTACACAACGGTAG